In Geotalea uraniireducens, one genomic interval encodes:
- a CDS encoding DNA-directed RNA polymerase subunit alpha C-terminal domain-containing protein, translated as MSNSTEMTKEVQFENALKMMSLKAFDTLLTCGVRSLEGLLRLTSEEMNKAAVPEQICKEVLKIQRIITGNKELDIAGQLHTSEIEVVAEPPSPAYFEDNSTTPIPSKFIERLPTRARNLLSREQISTVERLLELSEEDIFGFVGIGRKTVHDIKQLQVKIKLHQNNPQNTATASDSSGTENSPSLSSRFMFRFIPRAGEHWPCDPAEWSILSRNLPELFWLTMPQVDDEVGNVVTIGKLGFSENELSKLLECGFLFDDPIDLLFNLSIGYLINIGLNCDSVDKIILALEIASDRNDLAKSFAVNVKTAETFIFYDIDSKIADNLIANYVFADCIYDLFGSNNIKWMDLTSITERQVVRKFGFNYKSIKAISSVWNSKLSICKLVDDLSNSLPIDAYASFQCLTETFVRKIIKKPYHFTVIMGRLGFLDERHWTLEELGQSLQLTRERVRQIEKQYISKIEKPKTVEMLNRLWLSVDGALASTGGVICTTEMATYLKSSFNWPVRPSDESLASLISLSPKYEVVWASPSRIILPEHRCISCPEIRPIFTKTVTDQANGALHFDIAKEKMLEFCKGTGCATVKNITQFSDGYLHYLDDAIEEILADEDTLYTQYAWAQKYGKRRLILFETILRNAGRPMHFTEVHVEVNKDRPTHSQFSERSVYGNLERSSELLLWGAGTFIHKELVTVPVDIISKIEKDIVSRLNNDKIPYLSATGIYELYKAPLQREGIPNTHALYTCLRLSASDTLLCNDYPYVLLKSGDGVRLPVQLVLESFVLEQEGVVTLEQIKNHALEKLCVSEDVFTINHLPKIPNLLRSNRGEYLHLSSLNIDADKLIPIVDHLKSLLNNSNHVAVLKLYNDKKISCRLLGITTPMLLYSLIQFFFSDQFDFSRYPQISLEKQSESGRGTMGVASEVIQYILDKNAPCGFGELYQHFVDELGYKQYSVYNVHFNFQILRYSESVVVHIDSLHWCDEKQDALESIASGHIKNLTCGGRFCGLISDLFEFSHEQLPCLPEHICWTSTLMGELLSRGGKYRILGIARNAYVSIPNDSNIETFDDLIYHILNTNYDGAANLDVFVSDMRSAGILKKNLTPVMLKEDGPVVIDGNVVKLARLR; from the coding sequence ATGTCAAACTCAACTGAAATGACAAAAGAAGTGCAATTCGAGAATGCATTGAAAATGATGAGCTTGAAGGCTTTTGATACACTACTTACGTGTGGTGTTAGAAGCCTTGAGGGACTATTGCGCCTGACCTCAGAAGAAATGAATAAAGCCGCAGTTCCCGAACAAATCTGCAAAGAAGTTTTGAAAATTCAACGCATTATAACTGGCAATAAAGAATTAGATATCGCAGGCCAGTTACATACTTCTGAAATTGAGGTGGTTGCAGAGCCACCCTCTCCGGCATACTTTGAGGATAATAGCACTACCCCCATCCCGTCAAAATTTATTGAACGCCTGCCCACAAGAGCCAGAAACTTGCTTTCACGTGAGCAGATAAGCACAGTAGAACGCCTGCTTGAGCTCAGTGAAGAGGATATATTCGGATTTGTGGGCATTGGCCGTAAAACAGTTCACGACATCAAACAGCTACAAGTCAAGATTAAATTACATCAAAATAATCCACAGAATACAGCGACCGCTAGCGATTCTTCAGGTACCGAAAATAGTCCTTCTTTATCGTCTCGATTCATGTTTCGTTTTATCCCCCGTGCTGGGGAGCATTGGCCTTGTGACCCAGCTGAATGGAGTATATTGTCGCGTAATTTGCCGGAACTCTTTTGGTTGACAATGCCACAAGTTGATGACGAAGTGGGAAATGTTGTGACTATAGGGAAATTAGGATTTTCAGAAAATGAATTGTCTAAATTATTAGAATGTGGGTTCTTATTCGATGACCCAATTGATTTATTGTTTAATTTATCTATAGGTTATCTGATAAATATCGGATTAAATTGTGATTCAGTAGATAAAATAATTCTAGCATTGGAGATTGCTTCTGACAGAAATGATTTAGCAAAATCTTTTGCAGTAAATGTTAAGACTGCTGAAACATTTATCTTCTATGATATTGACTCTAAAATAGCTGATAATCTGATTGCAAATTATGTTTTTGCTGATTGCATATATGATCTATTTGGCAGCAACAATATTAAATGGATGGATCTAACGAGTATAACTGAAAGGCAAGTTGTCAGAAAATTTGGATTTAATTATAAGAGTATTAAAGCAATTAGTAGTGTATGGAATTCAAAACTATCTATTTGCAAATTGGTTGACGATTTGTCGAATAGCCTTCCTATTGATGCGTATGCAAGCTTCCAATGTTTGACTGAGACGTTTGTCCGCAAGATCATCAAAAAACCTTACCATTTCACCGTCATTATGGGGCGACTAGGCTTCTTGGATGAGCGTCATTGGACTCTTGAAGAATTAGGGCAGAGCTTACAGTTGACGCGTGAACGTGTACGTCAAATAGAAAAACAGTACATTTCCAAAATTGAAAAACCTAAAACCGTTGAGATGTTGAATAGGCTCTGGCTCTCTGTTGATGGTGCCCTTGCTTCTACAGGAGGCGTAATCTGCACAACTGAAATGGCCACATATTTAAAATCATCCTTTAACTGGCCTGTACGACCTTCTGATGAATCCCTTGCCTCTTTAATAAGTTTATCGCCCAAATATGAGGTGGTATGGGCATCTCCATCACGGATTATCTTGCCAGAACATAGATGCATATCTTGCCCTGAAATCAGACCTATATTTACCAAGACCGTTACAGACCAAGCAAATGGGGCGCTCCATTTTGATATAGCTAAAGAGAAAATGCTCGAATTCTGCAAGGGGACTGGATGTGCTACCGTTAAGAATATTACGCAGTTTTCTGATGGCTATCTGCATTACCTTGATGATGCTATTGAAGAAATATTAGCAGATGAAGATACGCTATATACTCAGTACGCTTGGGCTCAAAAATATGGCAAGCGACGATTGATTTTATTTGAAACAATTTTGAGGAATGCCGGTCGGCCAATGCACTTTACCGAAGTCCATGTAGAGGTGAACAAAGACCGACCGACCCATTCGCAATTTTCCGAACGTTCTGTATATGGAAATCTTGAGAGGTCATCAGAGCTCTTATTGTGGGGTGCAGGAACATTTATTCATAAGGAACTAGTTACGGTACCAGTCGACATTATCTCGAAAATTGAAAAGGACATCGTCTCTCGACTCAATAACGACAAGATTCCGTACCTTTCAGCTACTGGGATTTATGAACTGTACAAGGCCCCCCTCCAGCGAGAAGGAATCCCGAACACTCATGCGCTTTACACATGTTTAAGACTTTCCGCGAGCGATACCTTGCTATGCAACGACTACCCCTATGTTCTGTTGAAGTCTGGTGATGGAGTACGACTTCCTGTACAGCTCGTTTTAGAGTCATTCGTCTTGGAACAGGAAGGGGTTGTTACGCTTGAACAGATAAAGAACCATGCACTTGAAAAGCTCTGTGTTAGTGAAGATGTATTCACGATCAACCATCTTCCAAAAATTCCTAATTTATTACGAAGCAACCGTGGTGAGTACCTGCATCTTAGCAGCCTTAATATTGATGCTGACAAACTGATTCCGATAGTCGATCACCTCAAAAGTCTTCTCAATAATTCAAATCATGTAGCTGTACTCAAGCTTTACAACGACAAGAAAATTTCGTGCAGACTGTTGGGAATTACAACCCCCATGCTCCTTTATTCGTTGATTCAATTTTTCTTTTCAGATCAGTTCGATTTCTCACGTTACCCACAGATCAGCCTTGAAAAACAGAGTGAAAGCGGCAGGGGAACAATGGGCGTTGCGTCAGAGGTGATCCAATACATTCTGGACAAAAATGCCCCCTGTGGATTCGGTGAGCTATATCAGCACTTTGTTGATGAGCTTGGGTACAAACAATACAGTGTCTACAACGTTCATTTCAATTTCCAAATCCTTCGATATAGCGAGAGTGTTGTAGTCCACATTGACTCATTGCATTGGTGCGATGAGAAACAGGACGCTCTTGAAAGCATAGCTTCCGGCCATATAAAAAACCTGACATGCGGTGGCAGATTCTGTGGCCTCATATCTGATCTTTTTGAATTCAGCCATGAACAACTTCCGTGCTTACCGGAGCATATATGTTGGACATCAACACTTATGGGGGAATTGCTTTCACGAGGCGGGAAATATCGTATTTTGGGGATAGCACGAAATGCATATGTATCCATCCCGAATGATAGCAATATTGAAACTTTTGATGACCTCATCTATCACATCCTCAACACGAATTACGATGGTGCCGCGAATCTTGACGTATTCGTTTCAGACATGCGTAGTGCAGGCATTCTCAAAAAGAATTTGACCCCTGTAATGCTGAAGGAAGACGGTCCTGTTGTCATTGATGGCAACGTTGTAAAGTTAGCGAGGTTGCGTTAG
- a CDS encoding type IV toxin-antitoxin system AbiEi family antitoxin produces MYLGLVDSLAAQGRSCFTYQEFLNLAGSTEIAVKSALHRLQKKGEIAMPFRGFYVILLPMHRSVGCVPAAQFIPHLMEHLGEVYYAGLLSAAEFHGAAHQRPQVFQVMVAKIRRPITCGNIRVQFIYRKNAAAIPTEIRNTTAGTIKVSTPEATALDVVGYVSHCAGLDNVATILTELAERIDPHRLVEVAELSPVSYAQRLGYLLELVGEKELVAPLADYVRLKRPIPTALTPRVSIKGAKKDRRWQVYVNTTIDPDI; encoded by the coding sequence ATGTATCTTGGTCTGGTCGACAGTTTAGCCGCGCAAGGCCGCTCATGTTTCACCTACCAGGAGTTCCTCAATCTGGCGGGTTCAACTGAAATTGCGGTCAAATCGGCGTTGCATCGCTTGCAGAAAAAAGGCGAGATCGCAATGCCGTTCCGCGGCTTCTACGTCATTCTTCTCCCGATGCATCGAAGCGTGGGATGCGTTCCCGCTGCCCAGTTCATCCCGCATCTCATGGAGCATTTGGGTGAGGTCTATTATGCCGGGCTCCTGAGTGCCGCAGAATTCCATGGGGCGGCACATCAGCGACCGCAGGTCTTTCAAGTCATGGTGGCAAAAATCCGCAGGCCGATAACCTGTGGCAATATCAGGGTTCAGTTCATTTACCGGAAGAACGCAGCAGCAATCCCCACAGAAATACGTAACACCACTGCCGGTACCATAAAAGTATCAACACCCGAGGCAACTGCGCTTGATGTTGTCGGTTATGTCAGCCACTGTGCCGGTCTGGATAATGTCGCAACCATCCTGACCGAACTGGCTGAGCGTATCGATCCGCACCGCCTTGTAGAAGTTGCCGAGCTGTCCCCTGTGTCATATGCACAGAGGCTTGGCTACTTGCTGGAGCTGGTTGGTGAAAAAGAACTGGTAGCACCTCTCGCTGACTATGTCCGGTTGAAACGGCCAATTCCAACGGCCTTGACTCCAAGAGTAAGTATCAAGGGTGCCAAAAAGGATCGCCGGTGGCAGGTATATGTAAATACTACGATCGATCCGGATATTTGA
- a CDS encoding metallophosphoesterase, with the protein MLVRPFSDIHAEFWQPNKIPRILEMVVPPLPTDKETVALVAGDIGLAHRQETWLKIVCLLAKRFQAVIYVEGNHFFYHNDFFGRIQELKTKVSLPKNVHFLENESIEITGVLFVGAMLWTDFLGKDFFKMQYARTHMNDFFVIKKADGTTLIPEETADLFQESKRYIFDSLVTAGNKKKVVVTHHGVSSLSIHEQFRGESLNCAFMTDLSNEIIDHGPDLWVHGHTHNSFDYTLGKTRVVVNPYGYKDVEVNPQYDRQLVIEL; encoded by the coding sequence ATGCTTGTCCGTCCTTTTTCCGACATTCACGCCGAATTCTGGCAGCCCAACAAGATTCCCCGTATTCTCGAGATGGTGGTTCCACCACTGCCGACAGACAAGGAGACCGTGGCTTTGGTTGCCGGTGATATCGGGCTGGCCCATCGTCAGGAAACCTGGCTCAAGATTGTCTGCCTACTGGCCAAACGTTTTCAAGCCGTCATCTATGTAGAGGGGAATCACTTTTTCTATCACAACGATTTCTTTGGTCGTATCCAGGAGCTGAAAACCAAGGTTTCACTCCCTAAGAACGTCCATTTCCTTGAAAACGAATCGATTGAAATCACCGGTGTCCTATTTGTCGGGGCAATGCTCTGGACAGATTTTCTCGGCAAGGATTTCTTTAAGATGCAGTATGCCCGGACACACATGAACGACTTCTTCGTAATAAAGAAAGCTGATGGAACGACTCTTATTCCAGAAGAGACAGCGGACCTTTTTCAGGAATCAAAAAGATACATTTTTGATTCATTGGTGACTGCAGGTAACAAGAAAAAGGTAGTGGTTACTCATCACGGTGTATCTTCACTCTCTATTCATGAACAGTTCCGTGGGGAAAGTCTCAATTGCGCCTTCATGACCGATCTTTCCAATGAAATCATCGATCACGGCCCAGATCTCTGGGTGCACGGACATACGCACAACTCGTTCGACTATACTCTCGGCAAAACCAGGGTGGTGGTAAATCCTTATGGCTACAAGGATGTGGAAGTCAATCCACAGTATGACAGGCAACTGGTCATTGAGCTCTGA
- the dnaX gene encoding DNA polymerase III subunit gamma/tau — protein sequence MSYLVLARKWRPQTFSDLTGQEHVSRTLQNAIDSGRIAHAFLFTGARGVGKTSSARILAKALNCERGMSPEPCNECPACLEITAGTSVDVLEIDGASNTGVDDIRELRENVKYLPSRCRFKIFIIDEVHMLSTNAFNALLKTLEEPPPHVKFIFATTEPHKVPITILSRCQRFDFRRIPLAKVVARLRYIVDRENSAISDAALTVVARKGDGSMRDSLSVLDQVLAFCGENVSDDEVVALLGVVDRRLLLDGSAAVFGRDSRAALGVVAKVDEFGYNIRQFCGELIEHFRNLTILKAVGDGAELLDLSEAELALLREQVEPLALADLQRHLAILLRAEAEMAQSSFPRLVLEMALIKMATLVPVVPVDELLGRLRALESGTPSAAVVADSRVQWRPAAPAGPPAARSTVAAAPPVAPAGLAAPAAAPRAPQRPAPTETLPRTGDSWADFVAYVKAGKVRLGSLLEHGSPLQVSAERLEIGFPEGSFALGSLKENDAQAALRELARTFFKSEPALVLRSLAAGEDAAVPNLLEKKRVEDERRLNDLQQNAKAHPAIASALEVFSGELAEVAPAEKDNR from the coding sequence TTGTCCTATCTCGTTCTCGCTCGAAAGTGGCGTCCCCAGACCTTCAGCGACCTTACCGGTCAGGAACATGTCAGCCGGACGCTGCAGAATGCGATCGATTCGGGACGAATCGCCCATGCCTTCCTCTTTACCGGTGCCCGTGGCGTCGGCAAGACCTCTTCGGCCCGGATTCTGGCCAAAGCCCTGAACTGCGAACGGGGGATGAGCCCCGAGCCGTGCAACGAATGTCCGGCCTGCCTGGAAATCACCGCCGGCACCTCGGTCGACGTCCTGGAAATCGACGGTGCCTCCAACACCGGCGTCGATGACATCCGGGAGCTGCGGGAGAACGTCAAGTATCTGCCGTCCCGCTGCCGGTTCAAGATTTTCATCATCGATGAAGTGCACATGCTCTCCACCAACGCGTTCAACGCCCTGCTGAAGACCCTCGAAGAGCCGCCACCGCACGTCAAGTTCATCTTTGCGACCACCGAGCCCCACAAGGTCCCGATCACCATTCTCTCCCGCTGTCAGCGGTTCGATTTCCGGCGGATTCCACTGGCCAAGGTGGTGGCACGGCTCCGCTATATCGTCGATCGGGAAAACAGCGCCATCAGCGACGCGGCGCTGACCGTCGTCGCCCGCAAGGGGGACGGCAGCATGCGGGACTCGCTCTCCGTGCTCGACCAGGTCCTGGCCTTTTGCGGCGAAAATGTCAGTGATGACGAGGTGGTTGCGCTGCTCGGCGTGGTTGACCGTCGGTTACTCCTCGACGGCTCGGCGGCGGTCTTCGGTCGCGACAGCCGTGCCGCCCTCGGGGTGGTGGCCAAGGTGGACGAGTTCGGCTACAATATTCGCCAGTTTTGCGGCGAGCTGATCGAGCATTTCCGCAATCTGACCATACTTAAGGCGGTGGGGGACGGCGCTGAGTTGCTGGACCTTTCGGAGGCGGAGCTGGCGCTCCTGCGCGAGCAGGTCGAGCCGCTGGCGCTGGCCGATCTGCAGCGGCATCTGGCGATTCTGCTCCGGGCCGAGGCGGAGATGGCGCAATCGTCCTTTCCGCGGCTCGTACTGGAAATGGCGCTGATCAAAATGGCTACGCTGGTGCCGGTTGTCCCGGTGGATGAACTGCTCGGCCGGCTGCGCGCCCTTGAAAGCGGGACGCCCTCCGCTGCGGTGGTGGCTGACAGCCGTGTCCAGTGGCGGCCGGCTGCCCCGGCCGGTCCGCCGGCAGCACGATCAACGGTGGCTGCCGCTCCTCCGGTGGCGCCTGCCGGGCTGGCCGCCCCGGCTGCCGCTCCCCGGGCTCCCCAACGGCCGGCACCGACCGAGACGTTACCCCGTACCGGGGACAGTTGGGCCGACTTTGTTGCCTACGTCAAGGCCGGCAAGGTCCGGCTCGGCTCGCTGCTGGAGCATGGCAGCCCGCTGCAGGTTTCCGCTGAGCGGCTGGAAATCGGTTTCCCTGAAGGCTCCTTCGCCCTTGGCAGTCTGAAGGAAAACGATGCCCAGGCGGCCCTGCGCGAGCTGGCCCGGACGTTTTTCAAGAGCGAGCCGGCCCTGGTGTTGCGATCGCTGGCAGCGGGAGAGGATGCAGCGGTGCCGAATCTCCTGGAAAAAAAAAGAGTTGAGGACGAGCGTCGCCTGAACGATTTGCAGCAGAATGCCAAAGCACATCCGGCCATTGCCTCGGCGCTGGAGGTTTTCAGCGGTGAGTTGGCCGAGGTAGCGCCAGCCGAAAAAGATAATCGCTAG
- a CDS encoding YbaB/EbfC family nucleoid-associated protein: protein MSKGLAQIMKQAQMMQQKMAKLQEEAAAKTAEASSGGGAVTAVVSGKSQLISLTIKKEAVDPEDVEMLQDLIVAAVNEALKKVQTQFSDEMGKITGGLNLPGMF, encoded by the coding sequence ATGTCCAAAGGTTTGGCCCAGATCATGAAGCAGGCGCAGATGATGCAACAGAAGATGGCGAAATTGCAGGAGGAAGCCGCGGCCAAAACTGCCGAGGCCAGCTCCGGCGGCGGGGCGGTGACTGCCGTTGTCAGCGGCAAGAGCCAACTCATTTCCCTGACGATCAAGAAAGAAGCGGTTGATCCGGAAGATGTGGAAATGCTGCAGGATTTGATTGTCGCCGCCGTCAACGAGGCTCTGAAGAAGGTTCAGACGCAGTTCTCCGACGAGATGGGAAAAATCACTGGCGGCTTGAATCTTCCCGGTATGTTCTAG
- the recR gene encoding recombination mediator RecR, which translates to MVHFSNSLTKLLAELQKLPGVGEKTALRLAFHLLKSPENANALAESLQDVTSRVRFCSVCFGITEEDPCWLCTAERDDSAICVVEEPQDLLAVERTRAFRGRYHVLQGALSPLNGITPSQLRIAELIKRLEGGGVREVVLATNFTVEGEATALYLARLIKPLGIRVTRLAHGIPLGSDLEYVDAATVQRALEGRSEV; encoded by the coding sequence ATGGTACATTTTTCGAACTCATTGACCAAGCTGCTAGCAGAGCTCCAGAAGCTGCCGGGAGTTGGCGAGAAAACGGCCCTCCGTCTCGCCTTTCATCTGTTGAAATCCCCCGAAAATGCGAATGCTCTGGCTGAAAGCCTGCAGGATGTTACCAGTCGGGTGAGATTCTGTTCTGTTTGTTTCGGGATTACCGAGGAAGACCCCTGCTGGCTCTGCACCGCGGAACGCGATGATTCGGCCATCTGTGTGGTCGAGGAGCCGCAGGACCTGCTGGCCGTGGAGCGGACCCGGGCCTTCCGCGGACGCTACCACGTCCTGCAGGGGGCGCTGTCGCCGCTCAACGGCATTACCCCCTCCCAGCTGAGAATCGCCGAGCTGATCAAGCGGCTTGAGGGGGGCGGGGTCCGGGAGGTGGTCCTGGCGACGAACTTCACCGTGGAGGGTGAGGCGACGGCGCTCTATCTGGCCCGGCTGATCAAGCCGCTCGGGATTCGGGTCACCCGGCTGGCCCACGGCATTCCGCTCGGCTCCGATCTGGAATACGTGGATGCAGCGACGGTGCAACGGGCACTGGAAGGGCGCAGCGAGGTTTAG